A single Paracoccus pantotrophus DNA region contains:
- the rplM gene encoding 50S ribosomal protein L13 → MKTYTAKPAEIEKKWILIDAEGVVLGRLASIVAMRLRGKHKPTFTPHMDMGDNVIIINADKVQMTGDKRDAKKYYWHTGHPGGIKHRTARQVLEGAHPERVVIKAVERMISRNKLGKKQMTNLRVYAGAEHPHEAQQPEVLDVKSMNAKNTRSA, encoded by the coding sequence ATGAAAACCTATACCGCGAAACCGGCGGAGATCGAGAAGAAGTGGATCCTGATCGACGCCGAGGGCGTCGTTCTGGGCCGTCTTGCCTCGATCGTGGCGATGCGCCTGCGTGGCAAGCACAAGCCGACCTTCACCCCGCACATGGACATGGGCGACAATGTCATCATCATCAACGCCGACAAGGTGCAGATGACCGGCGACAAGCGCGACGCCAAGAAATACTACTGGCACACCGGCCATCCGGGCGGCATCAAGCACCGCACCGCGCGGCAGGTGCTGGAAGGCGCGCATCCCGAGCGCGTGGTGATCAAGGCCGTCGAGCGCATGATCTCGCGCAACAAGCTGGGCAAGAAGCAGATGACCAACCTGCGCGTCTATGCCGGCGCCGAGCATCCGCACGAAGCTCAGCAGCCCGAAGTGCTGGACGTCAAGTCCATGAACGCCAAGAATACCCGGAGCGCGTAA
- the rpsI gene encoding 30S ribosomal protein S9, translating to MAEDIKTLDDLKSVATAAPAAAPVREAQRDSLGRAYATGKRKDAVARVWVKPGSGKVVVNGKDIAEYFARPVLQMILRQPFEVAGVTGQYDVYATVAGGGLSGQAGAVKHGISKALQLHEPSLRAALKAAGFLTRDSRVVERKKYGKAKARRSFQFSKR from the coding sequence ATGGCCGAAGACATCAAAACCCTCGACGATCTGAAATCGGTCGCGACGGCTGCCCCGGCCGCCGCCCCGGTTCGTGAGGCGCAGCGCGATTCGCTGGGCCGTGCCTATGCCACCGGCAAGCGCAAGGATGCGGTCGCCCGCGTCTGGGTCAAGCCGGGTTCGGGCAAGGTGGTCGTGAACGGCAAGGACATCGCGGAATATTTCGCCCGTCCGGTGCTGCAGATGATCCTGCGCCAGCCCTTCGAAGTGGCCGGCGTCACCGGCCAGTATGACGTCTATGCCACCGTCGCCGGCGGCGGCCTGTCCGGCCAGGCGGGTGCGGTCAAGCACGGCATCTCGAAGGCGCTGCAACTGCATGAGCCCAGCCTGCGTGCCGCGCTGAAGGCGGCCGGCTTCCTGACCCGCGATTCGCGCGTGGTCGAGCGGAAGAAATACGGCAAGGCGAAGGCTCGCCGCTCGTTCCAGTTCTCGAAGCGCTGA